The proteins below are encoded in one region of Ereboglobus luteus:
- a CDS encoding endonuclease/exonuclease/phosphatase family protein has protein sequence MNKIIPALLLFFASHIALADNLYIASFNIRTDAASDYKKFDGWSQRVPVISSLIRFHDFDFVGTQEVKPNQLADMLKLMPEYAHIGVGRDDGTEKGEHCALFYKKDKYTLLEQDTFWLSETPGIAGSKGWDARYARICTWGKFQSKTGAKQTVYIFNLHMDHKGVQAREESAKLVLKMMKSIAGKSPALIMGDFNVTQISAPYAVLAKSNYVTDCFDAAPIKHLPNGTFNGFNVNRRTDERIDHIFVTKQFTVERYAILGECYWIPVPKELMKEGDTEKSLAKKGLPKLPSDHFPVAVKVRLAE, from the coding sequence ATGAACAAAATCATTCCGGCACTCCTGTTGTTTTTCGCTTCGCATATCGCCTTGGCGGACAATCTGTATATTGCGTCGTTTAACATTCGCACCGACGCCGCCTCCGATTATAAAAAATTCGACGGCTGGTCGCAGCGCGTTCCCGTCATTTCCAGTCTCATCCGTTTTCACGATTTTGATTTTGTCGGCACGCAGGAGGTGAAACCCAACCAGCTCGCGGACATGCTCAAGCTCATGCCGGAATACGCACACATCGGCGTCGGCCGCGACGATGGCACGGAGAAGGGCGAGCACTGCGCCCTGTTTTATAAAAAGGACAAATACACGCTGCTCGAGCAGGATACTTTCTGGCTTTCCGAAACCCCCGGCATCGCCGGAAGCAAGGGCTGGGACGCCCGATACGCGCGCATTTGCACCTGGGGTAAATTCCAGTCCAAAACCGGTGCGAAGCAAACCGTGTATATCTTCAACCTGCACATGGACCACAAGGGCGTGCAGGCGCGCGAGGAGAGCGCAAAGCTCGTGCTCAAAATGATGAAATCGATCGCCGGTAAATCGCCCGCCCTCATCATGGGCGACTTCAACGTGACGCAAATAAGCGCCCCCTATGCCGTTCTCGCAAAGTCGAATTACGTGACCGATTGTTTCGACGCCGCGCCGATTAAGCACCTCCCCAACGGCACCTTCAACGGTTTCAACGTAAACCGTCGCACCGACGAACGCATCGATCATATTTTTGTGACAAAACAATTCACCGTCGAGCGCTACGCGATTCTAGGTGAATGTTATTGGATTCCGGTTCCCAAGGAGTTGATGAAGGAGGGCGACACCGAAAAATCGCTTGCGAAAAAAGGCCTGCCCAAGCTCCCGTCCGATCACTTCCCCGTCGCGGTTAAGGTGCGCTTGGCCGAGTAA
- a CDS encoding endonuclease/exonuclease/phosphatase family protein: MSSHPYFALFSGGGCGQVTHMRFNIISRIGLFFALAISGVVGTALAETPLRVVSYNIHAGRGMDKQLDLARIAGVLRQLNADVILLQEVDVRTKRSGGVDQATELGRMLGMRSYFAKAMSYGGGEYGNAVLSKLPFAHTSTLALVGGVEPRSAGIVEIVLPRIGAKDAAAANNGFRVMLVSVHLDHKKKETQMEHAKLISTEVARLMDKNSSVVAIWGGDFNARETSPIWDALGKEHNWSMPKKHETAKATFPSHNPKSEIDWFLYRTRGTKKTTLAVREYKAVSEPMASDHCPVVFAVELRDGR, translated from the coding sequence TTGTCTTCACACCCGTATTTTGCGCTGTTCAGCGGGGGCGGGTGCGGGCAAGTTACGCATATGCGCTTCAATATTATTTCCCGAATTGGTTTATTCTTCGCATTGGCAATCAGCGGTGTTGTCGGCACTGCTCTGGCAGAAACTCCGTTGCGAGTGGTCAGCTACAACATCCATGCCGGGCGGGGAATGGACAAGCAGCTCGACTTGGCGCGCATCGCCGGGGTTTTGCGGCAGCTTAATGCCGACGTAATCTTGTTGCAGGAAGTGGATGTGCGCACCAAGCGTTCGGGCGGCGTTGACCAGGCGACGGAATTGGGGCGGATGCTGGGAATGCGCTCCTATTTCGCGAAGGCCATGAGTTATGGCGGCGGCGAATACGGAAACGCGGTTTTGTCGAAACTGCCGTTTGCGCACACGTCCACGCTGGCGCTTGTGGGCGGGGTCGAGCCGCGCTCGGCGGGAATCGTGGAAATCGTGCTGCCCCGAATCGGCGCGAAGGATGCGGCGGCAGCGAACAATGGATTTCGGGTCATGTTGGTGAGCGTGCATCTGGATCACAAAAAAAAGGAAACGCAGATGGAGCATGCGAAACTGATTTCGACGGAAGTGGCGCGCCTGATGGATAAGAACTCATCGGTGGTGGCAATCTGGGGCGGAGATTTCAACGCGAGGGAAACCTCGCCGATTTGGGATGCGCTAGGAAAGGAACACAACTGGTCGATGCCTAAAAAACACGAAACGGCGAAAGCAACATTCCCTTCTCACAATCCAAAATCGGAAATTGACTGGTTCTTATACCGGACGCGCGGAACAAAAAAAACGACACTTGCGGTGCGGGAATACAAGGCGGTCTCAGAGCCTATGGCCTCGGATCATTGTCCCGTGGTGTTTGCCGTGGAGCTGCGCGACGGGCGGTAA